In Thermofilaceae archaeon, a genomic segment contains:
- a CDS encoding PIN domain-containing protein, producing MKVFIDSSIFLKLLLNEEGADVAQRLLEAVEKSEVLAYTTPLVLEEVSFKLLIAAASSLLNSKDIWRIREKLARDEKVRAECFRIVDEFSHYVEYLAAKGLRVEAILYSDWLKSLHYMEAFGLLPADALHLAVAERLGVSSIATFDEDFKRVSWIKTIP from the coding sequence GTGAAGGTTTTCATCGACTCCTCAATCTTCCTGAAGCTTCTCCTCAACGAGGAGGGCGCCGATGTAGCGCAAAGGTTGTTGGAAGCGGTTGAGAAAAGCGAAGTACTAGCTTACACAACACCGCTGGTGCTGGAGGAAGTCTCTTTCAAGCTTCTCATAGCCGCGGCAAGCTCCCTTCTAAACTCCAAGGACATTTGGAGGATAAGGGAGAAGCTGGCGAGAGACGAGAAGGTGAGAGCCGAATGCTTTAGGATTGTGGATGAGTTCTCTCATTACGTTGAGTACCTCGCTGCGAAAGGGCTGAGAGTCGAGGCGATCCTCTACAGCGATTGGTTGAAGAGCTTGCACTACATGGAGGCTTTTGGTCTTCTACCTGCTGACGCGCTCCACCTGGCAGTGGCAGAGAGGTTAGGCGTATCCTCGATTGCCACGTTCGATGAGGACTTTAAAAGAGTCAGCTGGATAAAAACAATTCCATAA
- a CDS encoding ribbon-helix-helix protein, CopG family yields MRKRGLYVKVEEELLTEFTRRARELGLTRSEALRRAMKAFIASTGGESVTSRMRGLVKSNLTLRELEEAYMVFKS; encoded by the coding sequence ATGAGGAAACGTGGTTTATACGTGAAGGTTGAAGAGGAGTTGCTAACCGAGTTTACGCGAAGAGCGAGAGAGCTGGGGTTGACGAGAAGCGAAGCTCTCCGGAGGGCCATGAAGGCTTTCATCGCCTCTACGGGGGGAGAATCCGTAACCTCAAGGATGAGGGGTCTGGTTAAGAGCAATCTAACGCTCAGAGAGCTCGAGGAAGCCTACATGGTGTTTAAATCGTGA
- a CDS encoding glutamine amidotransferase gives MRVLYVGDSGLVFGPLIFESPFLIEVKDAYVREWGSYLIEAVRREDPSIEFDYLRTVDAYRLFPRDYEGLRRYDVLILSDVSSEVLAFYPEFFPIEQLREAELLEKGKYVGMPNRLKLIKRFVEDGGGLLMCGGWYSFSGRFGQGGWYGTPVADVLPVELEPVDDRVEAPDGAFVMYANLNHPVTRGIAWETCPPFLGYNRLKPKRGAEVLARVGENGDPLIVAWERGLGRVIAFASDPVLHWGINFVKWEQYGRFWTQALKWLAKQL, from the coding sequence GTGCGCGTGCTCTACGTTGGGGATTCCGGCCTCGTCTTCGGGCCGCTGATTTTCGAGAGCCCCTTCCTCATCGAAGTTAAGGACGCCTATGTGAGGGAGTGGGGGTCCTACCTGATCGAAGCCGTGAGGAGGGAGGATCCGAGCATCGAGTTCGACTACCTTCGCACGGTTGACGCCTACAGGCTCTTTCCGCGCGACTATGAGGGCTTGAGGAGGTACGATGTCCTCATCCTCAGCGATGTGTCGAGCGAGGTTCTCGCCTTCTACCCCGAGTTCTTTCCAATCGAGCAGTTGAGGGAGGCGGAGCTTCTGGAGAAGGGGAAGTACGTCGGGATGCCGAACAGGCTGAAACTGATCAAGCGATTCGTGGAGGACGGCGGGGGACTGCTGATGTGCGGCGGCTGGTACTCCTTCTCCGGGCGCTTCGGGCAAGGAGGCTGGTACGGCACCCCCGTTGCCGACGTGCTGCCAGTCGAGCTGGAACCCGTCGACGACCGCGTTGAAGCACCCGATGGCGCTTTCGTCATGTACGCGAACCTTAACCACCCCGTAACGCGCGGGATCGCCTGGGAGACGTGCCCACCCTTCCTCGGCTACAACAGGCTGAAGCCGAAAAGAGGCGCCGAGGTGCTGGCAAGGGTGGGTGAAAACGGGGATCCCCTAATCGTTGCCTGGGAAAGGGGGTTGGGGAGGGTGATTGCCTTCGCGAGCGACCCTGTCTTACACTGGGGTATCAACTTCGTCAAGTGGGAGCAGTACGGGCGCTTCTGGACGCAAGCTCTCAAGTGGCTGGCCAAGCAGCTATAG
- a CDS encoding family 10 glycosylhydrolase: protein MGFSLMNGFRRACWVSTEALHSEPEKAVDKIARLGFEEVLPLVATVGGPLYPSSVRAQPPRFRGRDLVGRFIGEARRRGLGVHAWIVSLCYPNPEFEESRRNLYVVNKLGVSCVDRPPYVPHYKWLCPSREEVRENLADLFLEVAERYEVDGLHFDYIRYPDALLPKALRSRYQGVPLEDVVKPEFDYCYCESCRSKYLRERGVDPRDIPFESELYEDWTKWRARQVTETVRYVLGKVKRAYPSMEVSAAVFPTPRIAFSYVRQDWPSWGLDYYHPMIYHKYYGEGVEWIGEAVRECASRGLPISAGIKVDFMDSYEELKMGFELALENGARGITVFAYPMPKPELEEWVEKVFKELQP from the coding sequence ATGGGCTTCAGCTTGATGAACGGCTTCAGGAGGGCCTGCTGGGTGAGCACGGAGGCTCTACACTCGGAGCCGGAGAAGGCGGTAGACAAGATCGCCAGGCTCGGTTTTGAAGAGGTTCTCCCCCTCGTGGCTACAGTTGGAGGGCCCTTGTACCCGAGTAGTGTTCGCGCTCAACCTCCTCGATTCAGGGGTCGCGATCTGGTCGGGAGGTTTATCGGAGAGGCTAGGAGGAGGGGGTTGGGGGTTCACGCTTGGATCGTCAGCCTCTGCTACCCTAACCCGGAGTTCGAGGAGAGCCGTAGAAACCTCTACGTGGTCAACAAGTTGGGGGTTTCGTGCGTCGATAGGCCGCCTTACGTGCCGCACTACAAGTGGCTGTGCCCCAGCCGTGAGGAAGTGAGGGAGAACCTGGCTGATCTGTTCCTCGAAGTGGCTGAGAGGTACGAGGTCGACGGGCTCCACTTCGACTATATCAGGTACCCCGACGCTCTCCTGCCCAAAGCCCTCAGATCCAGGTACCAGGGAGTCCCCCTCGAAGACGTGGTGAAACCGGAGTTCGATTACTGCTACTGCGAGTCCTGCAGGAGCAAGTACCTGCGGGAAAGGGGGGTCGACCCGAGGGATATACCGTTTGAGAGCGAGTTGTACGAGGATTGGACGAAGTGGAGGGCCCGTCAGGTCACCGAGACTGTGCGGTACGTGCTGGGCAAGGTGAAGCGGGCTTACCCGAGCATGGAGGTGAGCGCAGCCGTCTTCCCCACGCCGAGGATCGCTTTCAGCTACGTGCGGCAAGATTGGCCGAGTTGGGGCCTTGACTACTACCACCCGATGATCTACCACAAGTATTATGGGGAAGGAGTGGAGTGGATCGGTGAAGCTGTCAGGGAGTGCGCGTCGAGAGGCTTACCCATCTCGGCCGGGATTAAGGTGGACTTCATGGACAGCTACGAGGAGCTGAAGATGGGTTTCGAGCTGGCGCTCGAGAACGGCGCTAGGGGGATTACCGTCTTCGCTTACCCGATGCCTAAGCCAGAGCTCGAGGAATGGGTGGAGAAAGTCTTCAAGGAGCTGCAGCCTTGA
- a CDS encoding PaREP1 family protein produces MATSSKAGATELNAELLIKMAEDFYERACSEFAEAVAKRDPLGIRDSAEKAWNAVVQAVDALILSFMERIPSSHFERRRMLREIEQKDERVEKLGVLDRYMARYKVLHGETFYEGLIDVEQLETEMEKTRKLIEDIKALLAERKKTITADLNR; encoded by the coding sequence GTGGCGACTAGCTCAAAGGCTGGCGCCACGGAGTTAAACGCGGAGCTGTTGATCAAGATGGCTGAGGACTTTTACGAGAGAGCGTGTAGTGAATTCGCTGAAGCTGTGGCCAAGAGAGACCCTCTGGGCATAAGGGATTCCGCTGAGAAAGCCTGGAACGCGGTTGTGCAGGCGGTGGACGCGCTTATTCTCTCGTTCATGGAGAGGATCCCATCAAGCCACTTTGAGAGAAGGAGAATGCTGAGGGAGATTGAGCAGAAGGATGAGCGGGTTGAGAAGCTGGGGGTCCTTGACAGGTATATGGCTAGGTACAAGGTTCTCCACGGGGAAACCTTCTACGAGGGCTTAATAGACGTCGAACAGCTGGAAACAGAGATGGAGAAGACTCGCAAACTGATAGAGGATATCAAAGCTCTACTAGCTGAGAGAAAGAAAACGATTACTGCGGATTTAAACCGTTGA